In the genome of Pseudonocardia cypriaca, the window ACCCTCGGCGACGACCACCTCCCGGCCGGCGCGGTCTCCCTCGTCGAGGTGCCGGCGATGGCGATCTCGTCCACCGACTGCCGCCGGCGGGTCGAGGAAGGGCGTCCGGTCTGGTACCTGGTGCCGGACGGGGTGGTGCAGTACATCTCCAAGCGCCGCCTCTACCGGGACGGGAAGCCCTGATCGAACGGGGGCACCTTCGCGCTCGTCAGCAACATCGTGATGCCCTCGTCCTCCCGGGCCACCTCGATGGCGTCCATGCAGGCATGGATCATCAGGAGCCCGGGTCCTTCGAAACCGTCGGGCTCCGGCGTCCAGTGCTCGCCGCCCGCCACCGCCACGAGGATGCGCCGCCCGCCATCGGGTTCGGCGTACTGGCGGGCCGCCACCCGCACCTCCGCGCCGATGATCGACGGGTGGATGTGCTCCACCGCGCTGGTCACGGCCTCGTTCACGGCCATCACGATGTCGTCGACCTCCCGCGGAGGCCAGCAGAGCGCACCCAGCCAGCGGCGGAACCGTTCACGCACGACTGAGAGCGACACCGGATCGGCCATGAGCACCATGGAGATCACGTCGTCGGGTGGATGCGGCTGGCTTCCCACGAGCGGCTCAGGCCGCAATGGCCTCGTCGACGGTGCGGAACAGTGACAGCACCTCGTCCAGGCCCATCGTGCGGATCGGACGGATCACCGGCCGGTCCGGGTCGACGACGACCCGCAACGGGGCGCCCAGGTCCTGGCCGTCGTCGTGCAGCGCGACGAGCAGGCCGAGGCCGGAGGAGGAGAGGAAGTCGACGCCCGTGAGGTCGAGGATCACCGGCTGGCGCGCCGATTCCTGCAGCGCAGCGCTCCCGGCCTCCATCAGCCGTCCTCCCGTGCTCAGGTCCACCTCACCGTGCACGACCAGCACCAGGCAACCGTCCCGGTCGTCACGCTCGATCGTCATCAACTGCTCGGCCGGCGGGATCCCGCCGAGTGGGCCGTTCATGCTGGCGCAGCGTACAGCGGTCGGTGTCGCCGTCCTCCGATCGAGGGCCCGCGGTCGTAGCCAGGCGGGTGGACTCGCGCAGGACGCGGTGGGCGAGCGCGACGACGTCGCGGATACCGCGCCGGTCGAGCATCCGCGCGACGTCGCGGGCCGCAGCCGCGGCGACGCCTTCCGGGTGCTCCGCGCTCGTGCCGTCCCTGCCCACAACCGGCTGCGCACGCCCATCGATCGGGGTGCCACCAATGGCCTCGTCGGTCGCCTCGTTGGTTGCAGTCATCAGCCCTCGCAGCCTTGGGACGTCCGCACACCCAGCCCATTCCCGCTCTGCTCGCGCGGCAAACCAGCTCTCGCCGGACCGCGCCCGGGCGCCGCCGAACGGGACTGGGACAATAGACGGAAGCAGGTGGGCGCGACCCGCCGGGGAAGGGGAACGGGTGACGGCGACCGACGACGCCCTCGACATGGCCCGCGTGGCCGTTGCTGCCGCGGCCGACAAGAAAGCGCAGGACATCGTCGTGCTCGACGTGTCCGACCAACTCGTGATCACCGACTGCTTCGTGATCGCCTCGGCGCCGAACGAGCGGCAGGTGCAGGCCATCGTCGACGAGGTCGAGGAGAAGCTGCGGCTCCACGGCGCGAAGCCGACGCGCCGGGAGGGCACCCGGGAGGGACGCTGGGTGCTCCTGGACTTCGTCGACGTCGTGGTGCACGTCCAGCACACCGAGGAGCGCGGCTTCTACGGGCTGGACCGGCTGTGGAAGGACTGCCCGCGGATCGCGTTCCCGGAGGCGGTCGTCGACGTCGAGCCGCCCGTCGACACGACGGGACCGACGGGGTGAGCCTGCGCAGGCTGG includes:
- a CDS encoding STAS domain-containing protein, producing MNGPLGGIPPAEQLMTIERDDRDGCLVLVVHGEVDLSTGGRLMEAGSAALQESARQPVILDLTGVDFLSSSGLGLLVALHDDGQDLGAPLRVVVDPDRPVIRPIRTMGLDEVLSLFRTVDEAIAA
- a CDS encoding ATP-binding protein — its product is MGSQPHPPDDVISMVLMADPVSLSVVRERFRRWLGALCWPPREVDDIVMAVNEAVTSAVEHIHPSIIGAEVRVAARQYAEPDGGRRILVAVAGGEHWTPEPDGFEGPGLLMIHACMDAIEVAREDEGITMLLTSAKVPPFDQGFPSR
- the rsfS gene encoding ribosome silencing factor; translation: MTATDDALDMARVAVAAAADKKAQDIVVLDVSDQLVITDCFVIASAPNERQVQAIVDEVEEKLRLHGAKPTRREGTREGRWVLLDFVDVVVHVQHTEERGFYGLDRLWKDCPRIAFPEAVVDVEPPVDTTGPTG